In Xylanibacter ruminicola 23, a single genomic region encodes these proteins:
- the rpmA gene encoding 50S ribosomal protein L27 — translation MAHKKGVGSSKNGRESAAQRLGIKIFGGQQCVAGNIIVRQRGTKHNPGNNVAIGKDDTLYALVDGTVNFHKGKYNKSVVSVIPNAEA, via the coding sequence ATGGCACATAAAAAAGGTGTAGGTAGTTCTAAGAACGGTCGTGAGAGCGCAGCTCAGCGACTTGGCATCAAGATCTTCGGTGGTCAGCAGTGCGTTGCTGGTAACATCATCGTTCGCCAGCGTGGTACAAAGCACAATCCTGGTAACAACGTTGCCATCGGTAAGGACGACACTCTCTACGCTCTCGTAGATGGTACCGTAAACTTCCACAAGGGCAAGTACAACAAGAGCGTTGTATCAGTAATTCCAAACGCTGAGGCCTAA
- the rplU gene encoding 50S ribosomal protein L21 has product MYAIVEIQGQQFKAEQGKKLFVHHIKDVEAGKTVEFDKVLLVDADGAVKVGAPTVDGAKVVCEVVNPLVKGDKVIVFKMKRRKDYRVRNGHREQFTEVVIKSVIA; this is encoded by the coding sequence ATGTACGCAATTGTAGAAATTCAGGGTCAGCAGTTCAAGGCCGAGCAGGGCAAGAAGCTCTTCGTGCACCACATCAAGGATGTTGAGGCAGGCAAGACTGTTGAATTTGACAAGGTACTGCTCGTAGATGCTGACGGTGCAGTAAAGGTAGGCGCTCCCACCGTAGACGGAGCAAAAGTAGTGTGTGAAGTAGTGAACCCACTCGTAAAGGGTGACAAGGTCATCGTTTTCAAGATGAAGCGTCGTAAGGACTATCGCGTTCGCAACGGTCATCGTGAGCAGTTCACAGAAGTAGTAATCAAGTCGGTAATCGCTTAA